Proteins encoded in a region of the Delphinus delphis chromosome 13, mDelDel1.2, whole genome shotgun sequence genome:
- the LOC132436427 gene encoding histone H3.3A-like yields the protein KKLARTKQPARKSTGGKAPRKQLATKAARKSAPSTGGVKKPHRYRPGTLGLREIRCYQKSTELLIRKLPFQRLVREIAQDFKTNLRFLSVAIGALQEASEVYLVGLFEDSNLCAIHAKGVTIMPKDIQLARRIRGERA from the coding sequence AAGAAATTGGCCCGAACCAAGCAGCCTGCTCGTAAGTCCACGGGTGGCAAAGCGCCCCGCAAACAGCTGGCCACTAAAGCGGCCAGGAAAAGCGCCCCCTCTACCGGCGGGGTGAAAAAACCTCATCGCTACAGGCCCGGGACTCTTGGGCTTCGAGAAATCCGTTGTTACCAGAAATCCACCGAGCTTCTGATCCGGAAGCTGCCTTTCCAGAGGTTGGTGAGGGAGATCGCCCAGGATTTCAAAACCAACTTGAGGTTCCTGAGTGTCGCCATTGGTGCGCTTCAGGAGGCTAGTGAAGTGTACCTGGTGGGTTTATTTGAAGATAGTAATTTGTGTGCCATCCACGCTAAGGGAGTCACCATCATGCCCAAAGACATCCAGTTGGCTCGCCGGATACGGGGAGAGAGAGCTTAA